One stretch of Rhizoctonia solani chromosome 8, complete sequence DNA includes these proteins:
- a CDS encoding Tyrosine kinase domain protein: protein MIGATSSAPSELVSMDIDAIESLSSHSPPRSPLPADAPAPSSPEVRPLNVKDALSYLEMVKVKFQDKPDVYNHFLDIMKDFKSQAIDTPGVIDRVSSLFNGHTALIQGFNTFLPQGYRIDCTVDEHGHSLITVTTPSGTTTQTTGGPPSALASASIIHPDLALTQKNAPPKVEFNQAVNYVNKIKQRFASDPDTYKQFLEILQTYQKEQQPIAEVYQKVNVLFDHHRDLLEDLQHFLPDHGENDGGAPRRSVRDDGAPPSGMRQIQSVNDKKAPRKDKSIKRKDIDDGDIPLTDNLHGPSGYLYRLPGIIPKPQSKEGPETRPWKPEMGVLPAIQSEPDLRTVSLPSISSLLSILATELGTPPFKRARTDSRIEMDSVQKPLEPCTIDHEGRQVIAGDSVLPMREARNEAPNTRVAEGGFGDVWRGRLTDGTSVAIKVLRYSLVRSDESKDIKRAMREIYNWSKLEHKHVHKLLGVTMFQERLGMVSVWMEHGTLKQYLDQHTNIDRHKLCFQIAEGVTYLHSVDMVHGDLKASNILVSSDGTLKLTDFDYSIISDCSVVFSATTRGGGGTLRWMAPELLISENPVERSKFTDIYALGMTFLETVTNALPYSECQRDAQIYRKLHLEEYPKRSMTHFPDNRLGNSMWEILIKCWDYNPSSRPTAGQILVTLETEINLTN from the exons ATGATTGGCGCAACCTCTTCAGCTCCAAGTGAACTTGTTAGTATGGATATCGACGCTATTGAATCACTCTCGAGCCACTCTCCCCCGCGCTCTCCCCTTCCCGCTGATGCCCCTGCTCCCTCGTCCCCCGAGGTTCGCCCGCTCAACGTCAAGGATGCCTTGTCCTACCTCGAGATGGTCAAGGTCAAGTTCCAGGACAAGCCAGATGTCTACAACCACTTTTTGGACATTATGAAGGACTTCAAGAGCCAGGC AATCGACACACCTGGCGTCATCGACCGAGTCTCGTCGCTTTTCAACGGTCACACCGCTCTCATACAGGGTTTCAACACTTTCCTCCCTCAAGGTTACCGTATCGACTGCACTGTCGACGAGCACGGCCACAGCCTTATTACGGTTACCACTCCATCCGGCACCACCACCCAAACAACCGGCGGTCCGCCCTCCGCCCTTGCCTCTGCATCCATCATCCACCCGGACTTGGCCCTCACCCAAAAGAACGCCCCGCCCAAGGTCGAGTTTAACCAAGCTGTGAACTACGTGAACAAGATCAAGCAGCGCTTCGCCTCGGACCCAGACACATACAAGCAATTCCTCGAGATTCTCCAAACCTATCAAAAGGAGCAACAGCCCATTGCAGAAGTCTACCAAAAGGTCAATGTCTTGTTCGATCATCACCGAGACTTGTTGGAAGATCTTCAACATTTTTTACCCGACCATGGTGAGAACGATGGGGGCGCTCCTCGTCGGTCGGTGCGTGATGATGGTGCGCCGCCCAGCGGAATGCGTCAGATACAGTCCGTCAACGATAAAAAGGCCCCAAGAAAAGACAAGTCAATCAAGAGGAAAGACATTGATGATGGTGATATACCTCTCACAGATAATTTGCATGGACCTAGTGGCTATCTTTACAGGCTTCCAGGAATCATTCCGaagccacaatcaaaggAGGGCCCGGAAACGAGGCCCTGGAAACCAGAAATGGGAGTACTTCCAGCAATACAGTCCGAACCTGACCTTAGGACTGTTAGTCTTCCCAGCATATCCTCTTTGCTTTCTATCCTCGCCACAGAATTAGGCACACCTCCATTTAAGCGAGCTAGAACTGACTCCCGAATTGAAATGGATTCGGTCCAAAAGCCGTTGGAACCATGTACCATAGATCATGAGGGCCGGCAAGTTATAGCAGGAGACTCTGTGCTACCCATGCGAGAAGCGCGGAAT GAAGCCCCTAACACTAG GGTCGCAGAAGGCGGCTTTGGTGATGTCTGGAGAGGAAGACTAACTGATGGGACAAGCGTGGCTATTAAGGTCTTGAGGTATAGCTTGGTTCGTTCCGATGAgtcaaaagatatcaag CGTGCCATGCGCGAGATATACAACTGGTCAAAGCTGGAACACAAGCATGTACACAAACTTCTAGGAGTTACAATGTTTCAGGAGCGACTTGGAATGGTGTCAGTGTGGATGGAGCATGGTACTCTAAAACAGTATCTGGATCAGCATACAAATATCGATCGCCACAAACTG TGCTTTCAAATAGCAGAGGGGGTAACGTATCTACATAGTGTGGATATG GTTCATGGCGACTTAAAAGCT AGCAACATTCTTGTGTCGTCGGATGGCACTCTAAAACTTACTGACTTTGACTACTCCATTATCTCGGATTGCAGTGTTGTATTCTCTGCGACTACCCGGGGTGGTGGGGGGACTCTTCGATGGATG GCTCCAGAGCTTTTAATAAGCGAAAATCCTGTAGAAAGGAGCAAATTCACTGATATATATGCACTCGGAATG ACTTTCCTT GAGACTGTAACAAACGCTCTTCCATACTCCGAATGCCAGCGCGATGCTCAGATATACCGAAAACTTCATCTTGAAGAATATCCCAAAAGATCGATGACACACTTCCCCGATAATAGACTTGGCAATTCCATGTGGGAAATATTGATTAAGTGTTGGGATTATAATCCTTCCTCCCGACCTACCGCAGGTCAAATCCTT
- a CDS encoding peptide-N(4)-(N-acetyl-beta-glucosaminyl)asparagine amidase gives MSITHIDSLSQLNDILKKTGDKLSVIDFHATWCGPCHAIAPKFESLAKEYTNVTFLKCDVDAASEVAKQYSVSAMPTFVFIKNSKKAGSIDQVRGADPRALEATIRSHATPGAFSGKGQTLGSSGTTNTNDNNAGGRVLGMDPQMQLLLALVGGYLFLTYFVF, from the exons ATGTCGATCACTCATATTGATTCACTATCCCAACTTAATGATATTCTTAAAAAAACTGGAGATAAACTTTCA GTTATAGATTTTCATGCGACATG GTGTGGCCCTTGCCACGCAATTGCGCCCAAGTTTGAGTCGCTGGCGAAGGAATACACGAATGTGACCTTTTTAAAATGTGATGTTGATGCTGCATCCGAAGTCGCAAAG CAATATTCTGTTTC AGCTATGCCTACATTTGTGTTCATCAAGAATAGCAAAAAGGCGGGTAGT ATCGATCAAGTACGTGGTGCCGATCCCAG GGCACTTGAAGCCACAATTCGTTCGCATGCTACTCCGGGTGCATTCTCTGGAAAAGGTCAAACTTTGGGATCATCTGGTACCACGAACACCAATGATAACAATGCTGGAGGTCGTGTCCTCGGCATGGACCCCCAGATGCAACTTCTTTTGGCGTTGGTCGGCGGGTATCTATTCTTGACATACTTCGTATTTTGA
- a CDS encoding thioredoxin — protein sequence MADKIVHIASLEQHNQLTKEGLVIIDFHASWCGPCHMIAPTYETLAGENENIKFFKVDVDNVPDVAQHYKITAMPTFVILKDGEKIDEMKGANQGGLTGLIQKLKNA from the exons ATGGCTGACAAGATTGTACACATTGCATCCTTGGAGCAGCACAATCAGCTGACCAAGGAGGGACTTGTA ATCATTGATTTCCATGCCTCCTG GTGTGGCCCTTGTCATATGATTGCCCCGACTTACGAGACACTCGCTGGAGAGAATGAAAATATTAAATTCTTCAAAGTCGATGTTGATAATGTCCCTGATGTTGCACAG CATTATAAAATCAC TGCAATGCCTACGTTTGTCATTCTTAAGGATGGAGAAAAG ATTGACGAAATGAAGGGTGCCAACCAAGG AGGTCTTACAGGTCTTATTCAAAAATTGAAGAATGCCTGA
- a CDS encoding riboflavin biosynthesis protein RibD: MHQGILVGVQTVLNDDPQLNVRRLPPRDTPYPCPRPVILDSYLRTPPTCKLLQNFAAGNGLAPYIIYGMPLLDFGESKEIKRRKAVLEDAGAILITGFEQDGQIDLAGALRLLKHRGIHSVMVEGGQRVISSMLTGRHIDGSPLVDALIITVSPSLIGSDGVGVLQQGRKLPSLKHVQSEQFGTDTVIACRLAD; this comes from the exons ATGCACCAAGGTATTCTAGTCGGAGTTCAAACAGTTTTAAACGATGATCCTCAGCTAAATG TACGACGACTACCCCCTCGTGATACCCCATACCCTTGCCCCCGCCCGGTCATTTTGGACAGTTATCTTCGCACTCCTCCCACATGTAAGCTTCTGCAGAATTTTGCGGCGGGAAATGGGCTGGCCCCATATATTATATACGGAATGCCCCTACTAGACTTTGGAGAATCTAAAGAAATCAAAAGACGTAAAGCAGTTTTGGAGGACGCCGGGGCTATCCTCATAACTGGGTTTGAACAAGACG GACAAATCGATCTCGCTGGTGCTCTGCGCCTCCTGAAGCACCGAGGAATCCACTCGGTCATGGTCGAAGGGGGACAGCGAGTAATATCATCAATGCTAACTGGCCGCCACATCGACGGGAGTCCTCTTGTTGATGCCTTAATTATTACTGTTTCTCCTAGTCTAATAGGATCGGATGGTGTGGGTGTGCTTCAACAGGGCAGGAAG CTTCCTTCATTGAAACATGTTCAATCAGAGCAGTTCGGCACAGATACCGTGATTGCTTGCCGTTTGGCTGATTGA
- a CDS encoding Centromere kinetochore component CENP-T histone fold — protein MSGRGKGGKGLGKGGAKRHRKILRDNIQGITKPAIRRLARRGGVKRISGLIYEETRGVLKIFLENVIRDSVTYTEHAKRKTVTALDVVYALKRSGRTLYGFGA, from the exons ATGTCTGGCCGCGGAAAAGGTGGAAAGGGTCTCGGAAA GGGTGGTGCCAAGCGTCATCGCAAGATCCTTCGTGACAACATCCAGGGTATTACCAAACCCGCTATTCGCCGTCTGGCTCGTCGTGGTGGTGTCAAGCGTATTTCAGGCTTGATCTATGAGGAGACTCGAGGTGTTCTCAAAATCTTCTTGGAGA ACGTTATCCGCGATTCTGTAACCTATACCGAGCATGCTAAGCGCAAGACTGTCACTGCGCTGGACGTTGTCTAC GCTCTGAAGCGTTCTGGTCGTACTTTATATGGCTTTGGTGCATAA